From the Perognathus longimembris pacificus isolate PPM17 chromosome 9, ASM2315922v1, whole genome shotgun sequence genome, one window contains:
- the LOC125357537 gene encoding sperm motility kinase-like, with protein sequence MPPASASEEERAGLGARACGASEKELLRAQQYRVLGDIGEGGFSEVKLAQHLVTHTLVAVKIIPKATNSQLIHTEIDLLSCVQHPNVIKLYEVVDTADAVCLVLEHAEGGDLLDLMQTVGCLWEDEARGVFRQVVRAVSHCHELGIVHGDLKPQNVLLDADGNAKLCDFGLGARVRAGQKLLAAGGTLPFCAPELLRPGGYDGPKADVWSLGVLLYAAVVGRCPFRGDTPAQVETAMLGGELGFPAHVSSDFRDLLGAMVAADPARRPSLGRVLEHPWLQQGPREPPAPPGLPPRPDSSILEAMAALGYDPQQVREALSAKSYNGLMGAYLMLEQRKSERGERGGLARSPRPSVAPGGPWSSRVPSAGASAPALQPPPFPGKDARGSARTLYLAPSIRLLPRASPPRPAPAPGALRDAEDGGRHAGPAAPPASAPAAWSGRLRSRLRSCLAWLRGLCSCVRCARPRRRRQVVPVEREDRGGQAGKQVGARGAGRHPGPLPAPPPRALPRAPLCRAWRLRVPGGGAGRCRWEQTLRRTEAPTQAPP encoded by the coding sequence ATGCCTCCCGCCAGCGCCAGCGAGGAGGAGCGCGCTGGGCTGGGCGCCCGGGCCTGCGGCGCCTCGGAGAAGGAGCTGCTCAGGGCGCAGCAGTACAGAGTCCTCGGGGACATCGGCGAGGGTGGCTTCTCGGAGGTGAAGCTCGCCCAGCACCTTGTCACCCACACCCTGGTGGCCGTCAAGATCATCCCCAAGGCCACGAACAGCCAGCTCATCCACACCGAGATCGACCTCCTGAGCTGCGTGCAGCACCCCAACGTGATCAAGCTGTACGAGGTGGTGGACACCGCGGACGCCGTGTGCCTGGTCCTGGAGCACGCGGAGGGCGGCGACCTCCTGGATTTGATGCAGACCGTCGGCTGCCTGTGGGAGGACGAGGCCCGCGGCGTCTTCCGCCAGGTGGTGCGCGCCGTGAGCCACTGCCACGAGCTGGGCATCGTGCACGGCGACCTGAAGCCGCAGAACGTCCTCCTGGACGCCGACGGCAACGCCAAGCTCTGTGATTTTGGCTTGGGCGCCCGGGTGCGGGCGGGCCAGAAACTGCTGGCGGCGGGGGgcaccctgcccttctgcgccCCGGAGCTGCTGCGGCCCGGCGGCTACGACGGCCCCAAGGCGGACGTGTGGAGCCTGGGCGTGCTGCTCTACGCCGCGGTGGTGGGGCGCTGCCCGTTCCGGGGCGACACGCCGGCGCAGGTGGAGACGGCCATGCTGGGGGGCGAGCTCGGCTTCCCCGCGCACGTCTCCAGCGACTTCCGGGACCTGCTGGGCGCCATGGTGGCCGCCGACCCCGCGCGCAGGCCCTCGCTGGGGCGCGTGCTGGAGCACCCCTGGCTGCAGCAGGGGCCGCGGGAGCCGCCGGcgccgcccggcctccccccgcgCCCCGACAGCTCCATCCTGGAAGCCATGGCCGCCCTGGGCTACGACCCCCAGCAGGTGCGCGAGGCCCTGAGCGCCAAGAGCTACAACGGGCTCATGGGCGCCTACCTCATGCTGGAGCAGCGCAAGTCCGagcgcggggagcggggaggcctCGCGAGGAGCCCGCGCCCCTCCGTGGCGCCCGGCGGGCCCTGGTCCTCGCGCGTCCCCTCCGCCGGAGCCAGCGCGCCTGCCCTGCAGCCGCCCCCCTTCCCGGGGAAGGACGCGCGGGGCAGCGCGCGCACCCTCTACTTGGCCCCGTCCATCCGCCTGCTGCCCAGggcgtccccgccccgcccggcccccgcccccggcgccctgCGGGACGCGGAGGACGGCGGGCGTCAcgcgggccccgccgcgcccccggccTCGGCCCCCGCGGCTTGGAGCGGGCGGCTGCGGAGCCGGCTGCGGAGCTGCCTCGCGTGGCTGCGGGGGCTCTGCTCCTGCGTGCGGTGCGCGCGGCCGCGGCGCCGGCGCCAGGTCGTCCCCGTGGAGCGCGAGGACCGCGGCGGCCAGGCGGGGAAGCAGGTCGGTgcccgcggcgcggggcggcACCCGGGGCCCCTGCCGGCGCCTCCCCCGCGCGCCCTCCCGCGGGCCCCACTGTGCAGGGCGTGG